The proteins below are encoded in one region of Avibacterium volantium:
- the sucC gene encoding ADP-forming succinate--CoA ligase subunit beta, whose product MNLHEYQAKQLFAQYGLPVGEGYACETLEQGLEAIKKLGGSKWVLKCQVHAGGRGKAGGVQVVSSEQEVRAFFDKFLGKRLITFQTDAKGQPINQIYVTGCVAVKKELYLSAIVDRSSQQIVFMVSTEGGVNIEEVAEKTPHLLHRTSIDLLVGGMPYQGRELAFKLGLEGKQIKQFTDLFCQLSRLFIEKDLALLEVNPLVILDNGDLDCLDAKVVVDSNALYRHPDLLAMRDLSQEDPREAQAEKWNLNYVALDGNIGCMVNGAGLAMGTMDIVKLYGGQPANFLDVGGGATKERVAEAFKIILTDPSVKAILVNIFGGIVRCDLIAEGIIAASKEVGVNVPVVVRLEGTNAELGRAMLAESDTNIISAQSLQQAASEVVKAAKGE is encoded by the coding sequence ATGAATTTACACGAATATCAAGCAAAACAACTTTTCGCCCAATACGGCTTGCCTGTTGGTGAGGGCTATGCGTGCGAAACTCTAGAACAAGGATTAGAAGCCATCAAAAAATTAGGTGGCTCAAAATGGGTGCTGAAATGCCAAGTTCACGCAGGCGGACGTGGCAAAGCGGGCGGCGTGCAAGTGGTTAGCTCAGAACAAGAAGTGCGGGCGTTTTTTGACAAATTTTTAGGCAAGCGTTTGATTACCTTTCAAACCGATGCCAAAGGGCAGCCTATCAATCAAATTTATGTAACAGGTTGCGTGGCGGTTAAAAAAGAGCTGTATCTCAGCGCTATTGTCGATCGTAGCTCGCAACAAATTGTCTTTATGGTTTCCACAGAAGGTGGCGTGAATATTGAAGAAGTGGCGGAAAAAACACCGCACTTATTACATCGCACCAGCATTGATTTATTGGTTGGCGGAATGCCATATCAAGGCAGAGAATTAGCTTTTAAACTCGGCTTAGAGGGCAAACAAATCAAGCAATTTACTGATCTATTTTGTCAGCTCAGCCGCTTATTTATTGAAAAAGATCTGGCATTATTAGAAGTGAATCCATTGGTGATTTTAGACAATGGCGATCTTGATTGTCTTGATGCCAAAGTGGTGGTGGACAGCAATGCCTTATATCGCCACCCAGATTTGCTTGCAATGCGCGATCTGAGCCAAGAAGATCCTCGTGAAGCCCAAGCAGAAAAATGGAATCTCAACTATGTTGCCTTAGATGGCAACATTGGCTGTATGGTTAATGGCGCAGGGCTAGCAATGGGAACAATGGATATTGTGAAATTATACGGCGGACAGCCAGCCAACTTCCTTGACGTGGGCGGCGGTGCAACCAAAGAACGTGTGGCAGAAGCCTTTAAAATCATCTTAACCGATCCTTCGGTGAAAGCTATTTTAGTTAATATTTTTGGTGGCATTGTACGTTGTGATCTCATCGCCGAAGGCATTATCGCAGCCAGTAAAGAAGTGGGCGTAAATGTACCTGTGGTGGTGCGTTTAGAGGGAACCAATGCGGAGTTAGGCCGTGCAATGCTGGCAGAAAGTGATACCAACATTATTTCAGCACAAAGTTTACAACAAGCGGCAAGCGAAGTCGTGAAAGCAGCAAAGGGAGAATAA
- a CDS encoding TAXI family TRAP transporter solute-binding subunit, whose amino-acid sequence MKKLLKLSLIAGVAATSFSVQAEDQFVTIGTGGQTGVYYVVGQSICQLVNRDTAKTHIKCNAPSTGASVANLNAIAADQMEMGIAQSDWQYHAYHGTSSFAGKKNDKLRAVFSIHPEPFTLMARDDSNINSFDDLKGKRVNVGDPGSGTRATMNVILAAKGWTDKEFKVASELKPAEMASVMCDNNLDAITYNVGHPNGALKEAAASCNAHLVPVTGEAIDRLVAANPYYAKATIPGGLYRGTDNPVDTFGVYATLVTSSDVPDDKVYAVVKAVFDNFDRFKRLHPAFAHLKEEDMIKNALSAPLHEGAVRYYKERGWLQ is encoded by the coding sequence ATGAAAAAATTATTAAAACTCTCTCTTATCGCGGGTGTAGCAGCCACCTCTTTTTCTGTGCAAGCGGAAGATCAGTTTGTAACCATCGGGACAGGTGGTCAAACTGGGGTTTACTATGTGGTTGGGCAATCAATCTGTCAATTAGTGAATCGTGATACCGCAAAAACTCATATTAAATGTAACGCGCCTTCAACTGGTGCTTCTGTAGCAAACTTAAATGCAATTGCGGCAGATCAAATGGAAATGGGCATTGCGCAATCAGACTGGCAATATCACGCTTACCACGGTACAAGCTCCTTTGCGGGTAAGAAAAATGATAAATTGCGTGCAGTATTCTCAATTCACCCTGAGCCGTTCACTTTAATGGCGCGTGATGATTCAAATATTAATTCTTTTGATGATTTGAAAGGTAAACGTGTGAATGTGGGCGATCCGGGTTCTGGTACGCGCGCAACAATGAATGTAATTTTGGCAGCGAAAGGCTGGACAGACAAAGAATTTAAAGTGGCATCTGAATTAAAACCTGCTGAAATGGCATCAGTAATGTGTGATAACAATCTTGATGCAATTACCTATAACGTTGGTCACCCAAATGGTGCGTTGAAAGAAGCAGCGGCTTCTTGTAATGCTCATCTTGTTCCTGTAACTGGTGAAGCGATTGATCGTTTAGTGGCGGCAAATCCTTACTATGCGAAAGCGACTATTCCGGGTGGGTTATATCGTGGTACAGATAATCCAGTAGATACTTTCGGGGTATATGCCACTTTAGTAACATCTTCAGATGTGCCTGATGACAAAGTTTATGCGGTAGTTAAAGCGGTATTTGATAACTTCGATCGTTTTAAACGTTTACACCCTGCGTTCGCTCATCTTAAAGAAGAAGATATGATTAAAAACGCACTTTCTGCGCCATTACACGAAGGTGCAGTGCGTTACTATAAAGAACGCGGTTGGTTACAATAA
- a CDS encoding citrate synthase, with protein sequence MSELSAKLTLSDGRELELPVRQGTLGYDVVDVQSLVKNKLFTFDPGFMSTASCVSEITYIDGDEGVLLHRGYPIDQLAKNGTYLEVAHLLLFGERPNKQEYENFVQLVRKHTLVHEQISRFFHGFRRDSHPMAIMCGVSGALAAFYHDSLDINDIEHREITAIRLLAKMPTLAAMCYKYSIGQPFMFPQNHLSYSGNFLYMMFATPCEPYVVNPVLERAMDRIFILHADHEQNASTSTVRTAASSGANPFACIAAGIASLWGPSHGGANEACINMLEEIGTIDRIPEYIARAKDKNDPFRLMGFGHRVYKNYDPRAKVMRQTCHEVLKELNIDNPLFDVAMELERIALSDQYFIDHKLYPNVDFYSGIILKAIGIPTSMFTVIFALARTVGWIAHWKEMFKPGNMKIVRPRQLYTGHTERPFTPLEGKE encoded by the coding sequence ATGAGCGAATTAAGCGCAAAATTAACATTAAGTGATGGACGTGAACTGGAACTGCCTGTAAGACAAGGTACTTTAGGTTATGACGTTGTTGATGTGCAATCATTAGTCAAAAATAAACTTTTTACCTTTGACCCTGGGTTTATGTCCACCGCATCTTGCGTTTCAGAGATAACCTACATTGATGGCGATGAGGGCGTTTTATTACACCGTGGCTACCCGATTGATCAATTAGCAAAAAATGGAACTTATCTTGAAGTAGCACATTTATTACTGTTCGGTGAGCGCCCTAACAAGCAAGAATATGAGAATTTTGTTCAGTTGGTACGTAAACATACACTCGTTCACGAACAAATCTCCCGTTTCTTCCACGGTTTCCGTCGCGACTCTCACCCAATGGCAATAATGTGTGGGGTAAGCGGTGCATTAGCGGCGTTCTATCACGATTCCTTGGACATTAACGACATTGAACACCGTGAGATCACCGCAATTCGTCTGCTTGCCAAAATGCCAACCCTCGCGGCGATGTGTTATAAGTATTCGATTGGGCAACCTTTTATGTTCCCACAGAATCATCTTTCTTATTCAGGCAACTTTTTATATATGATGTTTGCCACCCCGTGTGAACCTTATGTGGTTAATCCTGTATTAGAACGCGCAATGGATCGTATTTTTATCTTGCACGCAGATCACGAACAAAATGCATCTACCTCAACAGTGCGTACCGCTGCTTCATCAGGCGCTAACCCGTTTGCTTGTATCGCTGCGGGTATCGCTTCCTTATGGGGGCCTTCACACGGTGGTGCAAATGAGGCTTGTATTAATATGCTTGAAGAAATCGGCACGATTGATCGTATTCCTGAATATATTGCGCGCGCGAAAGATAAAAACGATCCTTTCCGCTTAATGGGCTTTGGCCACCGCGTGTATAAAAATTATGACCCACGCGCGAAAGTAATGCGTCAAACCTGCCACGAAGTGCTAAAAGAGTTAAATATTGATAACCCATTATTCGACGTGGCAATGGAACTAGAGCGTATCGCATTAAGCGATCAATACTTTATTGATCACAAGCTTTATCCAAATGTCGATTTCTATTCAGGCATTATTCTTAAAGCCATTGGCATTCCAACGTCAATGTTCACCGTTATCTTCGCACTGGCAAGAACCGTCGGCTGGATCGCCCACTGGAAAGAAATGTTCAAGCCAGGCAATATGAAAATCGTCCGCCCACGTCAGCTTTACACAGGCCACACAGAACGCCCATTTACGCCACTAGAGGGTAAGGAATAA
- a CDS encoding ComEA family DNA-binding protein, whose product MKALKSVLALSLAMAVSSTAFSAEKNVATDAVKNTVQTMKQDTVKQGKNLVTEKASKAKDKVLDTKSAVENKAKSTKKSVEDKATSMKESATKAKDKMADSKNTVESKAKSAKKAVEDKTTSMKESAIKAKDKMADSKNAIESKAKSAKKAVEDKATSMKESATNAKDKIADSKNTVESKAKSAKKAVEDKATSMKESATKAKDKMADSKNTAETKAKNSAKSAAENAKNKASEKAKSLKDQAKSYAGEKININKADAKTLQNLSGIGEAKANAIVEYRNKVGKIKSVEELSNISGIGEATIEKIAPYLSF is encoded by the coding sequence ATGAAAGCATTAAAATCTGTATTAGCATTAAGTTTAGCAATGGCAGTATCATCAACCGCTTTTTCAGCGGAAAAAAACGTTGCAACTGACGCTGTAAAAAATACCGTTCAAACAATGAAACAAGACACGGTAAAACAAGGTAAAAATCTTGTGACAGAAAAAGCCAGCAAAGCAAAAGACAAAGTGCTTGATACAAAAAGTGCGGTAGAAAATAAAGCAAAATCTACCAAAAAATCAGTAGAAGATAAAGCTACCTCAATGAAAGAGAGCGCAACAAAAGCCAAAGATAAAATGGCTGACAGCAAAAATACTGTTGAAAGCAAAGCAAAATCTGCCAAAAAAGCCGTGGAAGATAAAACCACTTCAATGAAAGAAAGCGCAATAAAAGCCAAAGATAAAATGGCAGACAGCAAAAACGCCATTGAAAGCAAAGCGAAATCTGCCAAAAAAGCAGTAGAAGATAAAGCTACTTCAATGAAAGAAAGTGCAACAAACGCCAAAGATAAAATTGCAGACAGCAAAAATACTGTTGAAAGCAAAGCAAAATCTGCCAAAAAAGCAGTAGAAGATAAAGCTACTTCAATGAAAGAAAGCGCAACAAAAGCCAAAGATAAAATGGCAGACAGCAAAAATACTGCTGAAACCAAAGCTAAAAACAGCGCCAAATCAGCCGCTGAAAATGCAAAAAACAAAGCATCAGAAAAAGCAAAATCTTTGAAAGACCAAGCTAAATCTTATGCTGGCGAAAAAATCAACATCAATAAAGCAGACGCAAAAACCTTACAAAATCTTTCTGGCATCGGTGAAGCAAAAGCGAATGCGATTGTTGAATATCGTAATAAAGTAGGCAAAATCAAATCTGTTGAAGAATTATCCAACATCTCAGGCATCGGCGAAGCCACCATCGAAAAAATCGCCCCTTACTTAAGTTTCTAA
- the odhB gene encoding 2-oxoglutarate dehydrogenase complex dihydrolipoyllysine-residue succinyltransferase yields the protein MSDFEILTPVLPESVADATVATWHKKVGDEVKRDEVLVEIETDKVVLEVPAVADGVLESIIEAEGATVISNQVLGKVSALAAAGNATKESVQKVESTPADRHLANLTSEPTNADVVSPAARRLLAENDLKAEEVQGTGVGGRITREDIERTVAQKAAQKTAQAQSQPQAPEAPALNISGRDEKRVPMTRLRKRVAERLLEAKNSTAMLTTFNEVDMQPIMQLRKKYAEKFEKSHDTRLGFMSFYVKAVVEALKRYPEVNASIDGDDIVYHNYFDISIAVSTPRGLVTPVLRNCDKLSMAEIEKQIKVLAEKGRDGKLTVEDLTGGNFTITNGGVFGSLMSTPIINPPQSAILGMHAIKDRPVAVNGEVVIRPMMYLALSYDHRLIDGRESVGFLVTIKEMLEDPTRLLLEV from the coding sequence ATGAGCGATTTTGAGATTTTAACTCCCGTGCTACCTGAATCTGTGGCAGATGCAACGGTTGCCACTTGGCATAAAAAAGTGGGCGATGAAGTAAAACGTGATGAAGTTTTAGTCGAAATTGAAACCGACAAAGTCGTGCTTGAAGTGCCAGCGGTTGCTGATGGTGTGCTAGAAAGCATCATCGAAGCCGAGGGAGCAACGGTGATTAGCAACCAAGTGTTAGGTAAAGTTTCAGCCTTAGCGGCGGCAGGCAATGCCACCAAAGAAAGCGTACAAAAAGTGGAAAGCACGCCAGCGGATCGTCATTTAGCCAACTTAACATCAGAACCGACTAACGCCGATGTAGTTAGCCCAGCGGCACGCCGTTTATTGGCAGAAAACGATCTTAAAGCAGAAGAAGTGCAAGGTACTGGCGTGGGCGGACGCATCACGCGTGAAGACATTGAACGCACTGTAGCACAAAAAGCGGCGCAAAAAACCGCGCAAGCGCAATCTCAGCCACAAGCGCCTGAAGCACCGGCATTAAATATATCAGGGCGTGATGAAAAACGTGTGCCAATGACCCGTTTGCGTAAGCGCGTGGCAGAGCGTTTATTAGAAGCGAAAAACAGCACGGCAATGCTTACTACCTTCAACGAAGTGGATATGCAACCGATTATGCAGTTGCGTAAAAAGTATGCAGAGAAATTTGAGAAATCTCACGATACTCGCTTAGGCTTTATGTCTTTCTATGTGAAAGCCGTAGTGGAAGCATTAAAACGCTATCCAGAAGTGAATGCGTCTATTGACGGTGATGACATTGTGTATCACAACTATTTCGACATCAGCATTGCCGTTTCCACCCCACGCGGTTTGGTCACCCCAGTGTTACGCAATTGCGATAAGCTGAGTATGGCGGAAATTGAAAAGCAAATCAAAGTATTAGCAGAAAAAGGTCGTGATGGTAAATTAACGGTGGAAGATCTCACTGGTGGAAACTTCACGATTACTAACGGCGGTGTGTTTGGATCACTGATGTCCACACCAATCATCAACCCTCCACAAAGTGCGATTTTAGGTATGCACGCCATTAAAGATCGTCCAGTGGCAGTGAATGGTGAAGTGGTGATTCGCCCAATGATGTATCTTGCTCTTTCTTACGATCACCGCTTAATTGACGGACGTGAAAGTGTGGGTTTCTTAGTCACCATTAAAGAAATGTTGGAAGATCCAACGCGTTTATTATTAGAAGTGTAG
- the sucA gene encoding 2-oxoglutarate dehydrogenase E1 component — translation MKQMSPISEWLASSSLNGANQSYIEELYENYLQDPHSVDESWQQIFNTLPKHTEVEQAHTPIRQYFKRLARDNGADGVSVIDPKVSARLVKVLQWVNAHRNRGHLHADLDPLKIWQRMDAPTLDYKFYGFSDADLDEVFDIGGYVYNKEQISLRELTTSLKNTYCGTIGLEFMHVNDLEARTWLQKKLENWLNQPLFSKQEQLKFLEELTAADGLERYLGAKFPGAKRFSLEGSDAFILLMKEIIRQGPKNGIKEIVMGMAHRGRLNLLVNVLGKKPAELFDEFAGKHQGNGTGDVKYHQGFSSDFMTNDGLVHLALAFNPSHLEIVNPVVLGSVRARQTRINDVERSQVLPITVHGDSAVAGQGVVQETLNMSATRGYSVGGTIRIVINNQIGFTTSNPHDTRSTEYSTDIAKMIEAPVIHVNGDDPEAVAYAAQMAVEFRTKFKRDIFIDLVSYRRHGHNEADEPSVTQPLMYERIKRHPTPRKVYADRLIADNVIDEAYSLALMNDYRDALDNGDCVVPEWRERDVEASDWMKFLSQEWSDYEGSFDEQRFTDLALKVCEYPENHPLHSRVKKIYDDRRLMAKGEKPFDWGMAETMAYATLLDEGYNVRLSGEDAGRGTFFHRHSVLHSQKDATIYTPLTHLHNQQGHFEVWDSVLSEEAVLAYEYGYATATPKTLTIWEAQFGDFANVAQVVIDQFISSGEQKWGRMCGLVMLLPHGYEGQGPEHSSARLERYLQLCAQQNMQVCVPSTPAQIYHLLRRQMLRKVRRPLIVITPKSLLRHPLAVSSKEELVNGTYQNVIGEIDKLDPKQVKRVVMCSGKVYYDLLEQRRKNNQTDVAIVRVEQLYPYPHEEMKAALAPYHQVTDYVWCQEEPQNQGAWYCSQHNFVSSLPEHGKLRYVGRPASASPAVGYMSLHNEQQRALVNEALE, via the coding sequence ATGAAACAAATGAGCCCAATCAGTGAATGGTTAGCCTCTAGCTCTTTAAACGGAGCAAACCAATCTTATATTGAAGAACTTTATGAAAACTATCTCCAAGATCCCCATTCTGTCGATGAAAGCTGGCAACAAATTTTTAATACATTGCCAAAACACACTGAAGTTGAGCAAGCGCACACCCCAATTCGTCAATATTTTAAACGTTTAGCACGTGATAATGGTGCTGATGGGGTAAGTGTCATTGATCCTAAAGTGAGTGCAAGATTAGTTAAAGTATTACAATGGGTGAATGCGCACCGTAACCGTGGACATTTGCACGCTGATCTTGACCCACTAAAAATTTGGCAGCGTATGGATGCACCAACTTTAGATTATAAATTCTATGGTTTTAGTGATGCCGATCTTGATGAAGTGTTTGATATAGGTGGCTATGTTTACAACAAAGAACAAATTAGCTTACGTGAACTAACCACGTCATTAAAAAACACTTATTGTGGTACGATCGGCTTAGAGTTTATGCACGTTAATGATCTGGAAGCAAGAACTTGGTTACAGAAAAAGTTAGAAAATTGGTTAAATCAACCTTTATTTAGCAAACAAGAACAGCTTAAATTCCTTGAAGAACTCACCGCCGCAGACGGTTTAGAACGCTATCTTGGGGCAAAATTCCCAGGGGCAAAACGTTTTTCTCTTGAAGGCAGTGATGCGTTTATCTTGCTAATGAAAGAAATTATCCGTCAAGGGCCCAAAAACGGCATTAAAGAAATTGTAATGGGAATGGCACACCGTGGACGTTTGAATTTATTGGTGAACGTGCTAGGCAAAAAACCGGCGGAATTATTTGATGAATTTGCAGGAAAACATCAGGGTAACGGAACGGGTGATGTGAAATATCACCAAGGTTTTTCTTCTGATTTTATGACCAATGATGGCTTAGTGCATTTAGCGCTTGCGTTTAACCCATCTCACTTAGAAATTGTAAACCCAGTGGTACTGGGTTCAGTGCGTGCTAGACAAACCCGTATTAACGATGTAGAACGCTCGCAAGTGTTGCCGATTACGGTACACGGTGATTCCGCAGTAGCAGGGCAGGGCGTGGTGCAAGAAACATTGAATATGTCGGCAACCCGTGGTTATAGCGTAGGCGGGACGATTCGTATCGTGATCAACAACCAAATCGGTTTCACCACCTCGAATCCGCACGATACCCGTTCTACTGAATACAGTACCGATATTGCGAAAATGATCGAAGCGCCAGTTATTCACGTGAATGGTGATGATCCTGAAGCCGTGGCGTATGCGGCACAAATGGCGGTGGAATTTAGAACCAAATTCAAGCGTGATATTTTTATCGATCTCGTTTCTTATCGTCGTCACGGACATAACGAAGCCGATGAACCTTCGGTTACCCAGCCGTTAATGTATGAGCGCATTAAGCGCCATCCAACTCCACGCAAAGTGTATGCCGATCGCTTAATTGCTGATAATGTGATTGATGAGGCTTACAGTTTAGCGTTAATGAATGATTATCGTGATGCCTTAGATAATGGTGATTGTGTTGTACCTGAATGGCGCGAACGCGATGTGGAAGCCTCTGATTGGATGAAATTCCTCAGCCAAGAATGGTCAGATTATGAAGGCAGTTTTGATGAACAACGTTTCACCGATTTAGCTCTCAAAGTTTGTGAATATCCAGAAAATCACCCACTTCATTCACGGGTGAAAAAAATCTATGATGATCGCCGTCTAATGGCAAAAGGCGAAAAACCATTTGATTGGGGAATGGCAGAAACAATGGCTTACGCCACCTTGTTGGACGAAGGCTATAACGTTCGCTTATCTGGTGAAGACGCAGGGCGTGGCACATTCTTCCACCGTCATTCTGTTTTACATAGCCAAAAAGATGCCACAATTTATACCCCACTTACCCATTTGCACAATCAGCAAGGGCATTTTGAAGTGTGGGATTCCGTGCTTTCAGAAGAAGCGGTGCTGGCTTATGAATATGGCTATGCCACAGCGACACCAAAAACGCTCACCATTTGGGAAGCACAATTCGGTGATTTCGCCAACGTCGCGCAAGTGGTGATTGACCAATTTATCAGCTCAGGCGAACAAAAATGGGGCAGAATGTGTGGTTTAGTGATGCTATTACCTCACGGCTATGAAGGGCAAGGGCCAGAGCATTCATCTGCCCGTTTAGAGCGTTATTTACAGCTTTGTGCGCAACAAAATATGCAAGTTTGCGTGCCATCAACTCCAGCACAAATTTATCATTTATTACGCCGCCAAATGTTGCGTAAAGTGCGCCGTCCATTGATTGTGATCACACCAAAATCCTTACTGCGCCACCCACTTGCGGTGTCCAGCAAAGAAGAGTTGGTAAACGGCACTTATCAAAACGTGATTGGCGAAATTGACAAGCTCGATCCAAAACAAGTGAAACGTGTGGTAATGTGTTCGGGTAAAGTGTATTACGATTTATTAGAACAACGCCGCAAAAATAACCAAACCGATGTGGCGATTGTGCGCGTGGAACAGCTTTATCCTTATCCGCACGAAGAAATGAAAGCGGCGCTTGCCCCTTATCATCAGGTTACTGATTATGTATGGTGTCAAGAAGAACCGCAAAACCAAGGTGCGTGGTATTGTAGCCAACATAACTTTGTCAGTTCATTGCCAGAACATGGCAAACTGCGTTATGTGGGCAGACCGGCTTCAGCATCGCCAGCGGTGGGCTATATGTCGTTACATAATGAGCAGCAACGCGCCTTAGTGAATGAGGCTTTAGAATAA